Proteins encoded by one window of Candidatus Tiamatella incendiivivens:
- a CDS encoding amino acid racemase, whose translation MPKRYKHIGIVAVSSPGAALCYQTICTEFERITGNRYEHPEASMHSLSFKDYMDRIESGDWKGVADLLVVSSEKLAAIGADFAICPDNTVHIAFDEVVKRSPIPWMHIAEEVAKEAREREFNKLVILGTKFLTESGVYPSRLKKYGIDWIIPDSQQRRVINDIIFNELVYGVVRQESKSKLVAIIKYLAGREGGDAVVLGCTELPLILDDKVSPIPVLDSTRILARRALREAVRH comes from the coding sequence CATAGGCATAGTAGCTGTAAGTTCTCCCGGAGCAGCATTATGCTATCAAACAATCTGTACAGAATTCGAGAGAATAACTGGAAATAGGTATGAGCACCCGGAGGCAAGCATGCACTCATTATCATTCAAAGACTATATGGACAGAATAGAATCGGGCGACTGGAAGGGAGTCGCAGATCTCCTAGTTGTCTCCTCGGAGAAACTAGCCGCTATCGGAGCCGACTTCGCAATATGCCCAGATAACACTGTACATATAGCATTCGATGAAGTCGTAAAAAGATCACCGATACCTTGGATGCATATAGCTGAGGAAGTAGCCAAGGAAGCCAGGGAAAGAGAGTTCAATAAACTAGTTATACTAGGCACAAAGTTCCTTACGGAATCAGGTGTTTACCCCTCCAGGCTGAAGAAGTATGGCATAGACTGGATTATACCGGATAGCCAGCAGAGGAGAGTTATTAATGACATAATTTTCAACGAGTTAGTCTACGGTGTAGTCAGACAGGAATCTAAGAGCAAGCTCGTCGCCATAATAAAGTATTTAGCTGGAAGAGAAGGAGGTGACGCTGTGGTATTGGGGTGCACTGAGCTACCTTTAATTCTAGATGATAAGGTATCGCCTATACCTGTACTGGATTCTACGAGGATACTAGCTAGGAGAGCGCTCAGGGAAGCCGTTAGACACTGA
- a CDS encoding methyltransferase, whose amino-acid sequence MRRILGSILVSKILRLYHRVFYFTRRAVVFKGVYLYLSPHIFIPKFKVSSGLLVDTARVIGVKGRVLDYGCGSGAISLAIVSLPGVREVICYDVSSESLKTALMNSVANRLYDKIKVTRRIRGLFDVVLSNPPYLPLDPRDPLERNWCGGSSLEVILDLFLTAKRVLKRGGLLLVAYSSLTGVKEIGRIAFLAGFRKIITISRTLPLDTVYISAYKKL is encoded by the coding sequence ATGAGAAGAATTTTAGGGTCAATACTGGTATCAAAAATCCTAAGGTTATATCATCGGGTATTTTATTTCACCAGAAGAGCCGTGGTTTTCAAGGGTGTATATCTATATCTATCTCCTCACATCTTCATACCTAAATTCAAAGTATCCTCCGGCTTATTAGTGGATACTGCGAGGGTAATTGGTGTCAAGGGTAGAGTACTTGATTACGGCTGTGGCTCCGGTGCAATATCCCTCGCTATAGTATCCTTGCCAGGTGTTAGAGAAGTCATATGCTACGATGTATCAAGCGAGAGTCTAAAGACAGCGTTGATGAACTCTGTTGCGAATAGATTATATGATAAGATAAAGGTTACTCGGAGAATTAGAGGGTTGTTTGATGTGGTTTTATCCAATCCTCCATACCTTCCTCTGGATCCGAGGGATCCTTTGGAGAGGAACTGGTGCGGCGGTTCATCCCTCGAGGTTATCCTAGACTTATTTCTAACTGCTAAAAGGGTATTGAAACGTGGGGGATTACTCTTAGTAGCATATTCTAGTTTGACTGGGGTAAAAGAAATAGGGAGAATAGCTTTCCTGGCGGGGTTCAGGAAAATTATCACGATATCGAGGACTCTGCCTTTAGACACGGTTTATATCTCAGCTTATAAGAAGCTTTGA